The Humulus lupulus chromosome 7, drHumLupu1.1, whole genome shotgun sequence region AGCTGTCAGTGTGGCAAAAAAATCTTGAAACATCGATTTAAAAAATTGCTCAAGTATTATACTGATCTAAGGAGTATACTTGGAGAAAAAGGATTCTATTGGGATGAAAAACAACAAAGGATTGTAGCTGATTCTATTCTTTGGGATAATTACATTAGGGTATATTactgtttttttattattattatttttattattattattattattatttttataattatgctATATATGACACTAGTTATTGATGTAGGCACACCCAGATGCACGTTCCTATAGGAAGAAACCTTTGCTAAACTATCAAGATTTGGGCCTAATATATGGAAATGCAATTAGCAATGGAGTTTCTCATCACTTTCAGAGAGGGAAAAACATTGATGATGACATTGTACAATTCAAGACTGGTGAGACTTATGTTTGGGTTACCTAGTTTCATTTTAGTTTGTACTTTGTGAATATTACCATTCTATATTAGATTTCTATGTCTTACAGGTTGAATAAGTTTGTGATACTTGTAGATATTAACTTATGTTTACTAATGACATAAATAATACTTGCCACTTTACGTTTttatttatgaatgtaagctcATGATCCTGAAGCGGGGAGTAATTGATGTAGGTGAAGATGGGGAAGGGCATTGTGCAGGAGATGATCACCTGGCTTACTCTGAAAAGGATCCTGACAGTGAAGGTCCAGATTTGATGATTAGTATGTTTCTTTTTTAAGCCACGAAGAATAAAATTTAATGTTTTGGATTTTCCTGATAGTATAGTATCTTAAAATTCTGGTTATTTCATTAAATGAAATGCTTACTTATCAAGCTTGAATCGTGAAAATGATAAGCAACTCTCTGTCTTTCATCAGCTAGTTCTATTTGTTTGACAGCCCTGcacctttttttttcttatactAACGACTTCTCATTGCTCAGCACTTTCTCTGATTTTATGGAATCATATTTTCAAATCACTTCTTCATTTTGATACGAAGTTTCCTTGGGTATGACCTACTTATTTTCTAATAATTCTCGTTAATTAGATTATGATTCATTCTATATActtctttattttcatttttatagtctcaaataatttaAGAAATACAGTGCAGAACAACTATTATTTCTACATTTTCTGCAGGAAGTTTATCATAGTTTGTTCTGATATTCATTTCCAGATCCAGAGGTCCACATATCATAAACAAAGCTAAGAAAGCTGATTATCTAGGCAGGCTAGAATTACTACAGAATTCATGCAAAACAGAAAAACATAAGTATTTAAGACCTTAACAATAATAATATGTCgtaaataaatagaagtgtcaGTCTGTTGTTCTGTGTTTATTTCTAGTATTGTCttgaataataatttattttgcaCTTACATTATCTATGATGACTAGATGAGGAAGAAGTTCAGAGTGATATCAATGGTGATCATTCAAGAATAGATTGGACGCCTTCAATGGACCGTTGCCTCCTTGATATTATGCTGGAGCAAGCGCAAAAGTTGCACAAGATTGATCACTCCATCGACGACCAAGCGTGGATAGATATAGTGGCATTGTTCAAGGATAGATTTGGATTGCTATATCATAAAGATGTTTTGAGGAGTCGCTCTAAGAATTTGGAGAAACAGTAccttgatatgaaggatcttcttggacagagGGGTTTTTGGTGGGATGAAATGCAACAAATGGTCAAAGCCTATGATGATGTTTGGGATACTTATATTGAGGTGCTCACTTCTCTTTTGATTCTTTAATGAATGAAATCTTATGAACTAGTGTCTGTGTGTGGTGACTGGTGACTAACATATAATTACTGCAGGAACACCCAGGAGCAAAATCATACAGAGCCAAATCTAAGCCTAACTACAATGATTTGTGCTTAATATATGGAGATTCAACAGCTAACAGACGATGTAACCGAGCAGGTCAATATGTTAGTTGCAATGGTGAGAATGAGGCTTTATCTAACAAAGTTATGGGCGCTTACCATTTTAACTAACAATAAATATTCTGTAGCCCATAAACTTTGTGAATTTTGCACTTCATGCATATGCATGGTGAAGGATTTTGCTGACTGATTAATTTATAGAATAGAATTGTTGTCTAGGCCCTTTTGTCTCTGTCAAATAAGTAGTTTATAGgtgtttttgtgtgtgtgtgtgcataatacacacacatatatatatatttaaatgtgaTAAATTAGAGAATGCTCTTTCATCTTATTAAGTTCTTTCTATATTCTGAAGGAGTCAAATTAAACAATAGCTACCACCGGAAAAATGATTGGACCCCAGTGAAGGAccgatattttattgatttaatgctaGAGCAAGTTCGCAATGGAAGCATGCTTAACCATAAATTTAGTAAATTAGCTTGGACTGATATAATTGCAAAGTTCAGCGCAGAATTTGGTTCTCAGTATGACAAAGATGTGTTAGAAAGCCGTTCTCTGAATTTGAGGAAACGCTTCATTGACATGAAAAGTCTACTTGGCCAGGATGGTTTTGTTTGGGATGAGATGCAACAAATGATAATTGCTGATGATGATCTCTGGGATGCTTATGTCCAGGTGCTCTTTTTTGGTTTTTTCAAGTTTATATAAAACACATATCATAAATAAATCTATAGCCTGCTTATATGAAGCACGTGCAGGAGTACCCTGACTTGAGATCATACCGTTATAGAGCCCTCCCAAATTTGAATGATCTATACTTGATATTTGGAGATGCAGACACTACACAAAAAGACAGTTATTCCAGTCACTTAATGGATAGCGAGGATGATGACCTAGAAGCAAATATTGGTTTGTACCTTTCTTCTGTTTATGTGTCTCTCTCTTAATTTATGTTGCCCTATATCTCTGGAGTTGCCATATTACCCATATAGAGAAAATTGGTATCATAACATTAAGCATCGGGTTGATGCATGGCCTTGATAAGTCATGACTAGGTCCTTTTGGAATTTGTTTATATAGTTGCTATGTGTAGGATAAGGTTCTTATTAACCTTCTTAtaaaacattatatatatattctaaggttgccttttttttttccttctacaAATTTCAGGAGAAGAAGATGACCAATCCCCAGCTAATGCTTCTCCTCCCAGGGTAAGTGGCAAGGCCAGGGAATCAATATTCTATTGTCAGCATGTTAGAGCATATGCATAGAGAGAATATGACTAGTTTTTACAATATATGAGTCTGCCTAAATCTTGTTGAAAATCATAGTATTTCATGGTCTGGCATGAGGACATTAGATGTTTCTCACTTGCAGCAACTGGTTTGCCGGGgataaaattttgtgcaagtaGTAATAATTGGTGATTGtgtataaaaactaaaaatttaatttgAGATTGGAGCGCCATTGTCAAGTGGCCTGGCTATCGTCTTATCAATTAAACGATGCCATACAGTTTTGTGTTGCATATCTTCTTTTCTGACAACTCATAATATTGGTAGATTTCATGGGGTCATATGATTTTTTGGCAGGTGTATCCTGATGCAGTTTCCTACGGGGATGGTTATAGCTCCACTGAATTGTGGGCGGCTTTTGGTTATGGTGTCCCCAATGGAAGATCACATGCGAGCACAGAAAGGGAAATGGAAAACATTTTCCCAACTATGAGGATGGATGATGATAATACATTTTGTGACCTGCAATCCCCAGAGAGGGAATTTGAAATATCTGATCAGCGAAAAAAGCGAAAATCTACAAGTTTTTCAAAACCAGAAggtagaaaaaaagaaagaagaatcaTTAAGGAGGAAATGAAGAAAGAAACACTTGATGAGAAGGGAGGTATGGTAAACTGGCTTCAAAgtagtgaagaagaagaagaaaaggactACTACTGCTCAATTGAAAAGATTGTAGCTGCACTTGAAACAGTACCAGATATGAATGAGGAGCTCTTCTTGGAAGCTTGTGAACTTTTGGAAGATGAGAGTAAGGCCAAAATGTTTGTTGCCATGGATGTAACAGCAAGAAAGAAGTGGTTGTTAAGAAAACTCCTCCGATAGCATATGTTACTTTGGCAACTCGTAAAAATTAGATGAAGTTGTATATGAAAAGAAACGCTCTTCGCATATGCTTGTTTGGGACCTGTCAAACTTAAAAgttactctttttttttaaaaaaaatatccttTCCCCTAAAACGACACAGAACTTCAAAATCGACATGGGATAAAAACAATAGTACATTCTACAAACGACAGCATCAAAGTACGAGATTGATCTTAAGAAAGATTAATTAAAGACTTTAATAGAAAAGAGACTAAATGACTTCCAATATTTATTGTAAAATTCACTTTTGTAAAAGTGGGCGGATAACAAAAATTATTcgttttaattatttcttttcttaattttaacagattatttcaaatatttatctaaatatacttttaaaattaattaaaaataaatatttattaattatattaatataaatttaaatattataaaatgtcattagatattataaatttaaatgttataaaatattattattataataatatttaatactagactagatatttattaattatatccatataaatttaaatgttataaaatattattgttataataatatataatggtagtgtttgataaaatttttgttttagaattttttaaaggtgaaaatataattttttttatttattaaaaataaaaatgtgtttggtaacttttattttattttttgtttaaaaaaataaaaaataaaaaaaaaatttgtgaatattatttattatttttaaaataaatataaaaaaattatgataaaAAATCAAATTCATAATATTCAAGTAGCTTCAAACCTCTAAActcattattttatattaaaataacacaaaatcaATAATGTCTAcgtaatcaaataaaaaaaatatgaactaATAATAgtcaaaatttgaaaaatattaacgAATTATAACAATCAACAAATATCGATATTGAGAGCAACAATGACACTTAATAAGTGTCGACATTAATTATATCAGAAATATAGAAAAATACTACCCTCACACCATTGAAACCGAGCACCAAAACAAAACAAATTTAAGAATATATCCAAACAAAATATACCAAAACCAAAAAGTAGAAAAGAACCAAAATTACAATTTTTAGATTCTGTACaaatttacaatataaaatatacAATATACAATGTCTTGCACTATCTCCAGTGACCAGTGTAATGACATTAAATCATGACACTTCAATCAGAATTCAGATTTAATAAGGTAAACAAATACACTTTAATTTAAATCCCTTCCGTATGTGCATCACTTCAATCCCAATATCTCCCCTCACTTGAACAATATGCTGACAAACTCAATAAACTTTCTCggtcaaattttataaaattgctTGATTGAGAATATTGTAGTAGCACTGAGAAGGTACCTTATAATGAGAAATGCAATTAAGTACATTAGCTTTGTTCATTTTCCTAACTGTTGAAGctaagagataaataatatgtacATTATCTTTATTATCTGAACTGAGAAATGCAAGCAACAGAAACACACaaacacaaaaattaattaaGTATTGCAAAAAGAGAAGCCCCAATATCACAAATAAGCAGAAAAAACACAATTTTCTTCGACAAAACAAATATAGAGTACATGAAGTTCCTAAGAATACCAAATTGGagaaaacaaatataaaataaataactaTAGTGAATTACCTTTTCGTTGCTATCTACTATTTTGAATACCTGGAATCTGGCAAAAAATAAATACTTAGGCTCAATAGTTTAAGCAGCTGGATTTGGAGCCCTGCACATTGTATGGAAGGGAACAAGTTAATAAAACCATATCTGGTACTCATACAATAAATAAAAGAGTAATCATATCAATATCAGAGCAAGAAAAAGAAATTCTTAATAAATTGTGAATGTGCATTACTAAATTGCTGTCCTCATATACCATCCCCTCAAGTCTTCAAAAGAAATGGAGAGAGAAAAATTATCTTCCTGAATATTTAAGCTCATTGATATtgattagaaagaaaaaaaaaagtaactgaACTAAAACAGTAATAAGACAATTATTGATTAAATCAAGAATCAACCTTGACAAAAAAATTAGATGTAAAACTCAATATTTCAATAGCAGATTCCATCTTTTCATCACTTGTAGGTTTGAACCAGTTGAACCAGGCACAGATAACATGAACCTACAGTGTCTTAGCATTTGTTGGCCAAGCACCTCTCGAGGACAACAAAAAAAAGACATCAACTCAAAATAGCATAATGAAACTAAAGATTAATTATTTCATACTGAAATATAGATTATAAAACTAGCATTAATTATCGTGGTTCTAATTAATGCCCCATTCATTGTTCTTTGGGAATTGTTCATGTAAGAGATTAAAGCAATTTCAGCTTACATGTTAAACTTAAATCTTATTTTGTCTTGTTAGAAATAATCAGTTGATGTATATTCTACCAGACAACTCTGCAGTTTCTTTTCTCATTCTTGCTAATTTATAACTGGACGctctaattttccacgggctattagcgagctgagacatggcataattatatcagccacgtggaggcCACATGCCCAGAACTGCTgttatcaggtcctacctctttagctcgaggtaaccaaaggtttattaAGATTACTAAAGAGCCGAGTCAGAGGTATGAAGATCGCGGGTTAAGAAGGCATCCAACTCGAGgccgagcttgagttggaagtcgtgaccctttataaagtcaaccacgcaatgtaaacgtgcatatatcagacatcacgtgtctgatatatccctgaattctcggacacgtagcataaacgtgcgtgttcaggcacccacgactgggttgggccgtgcggcccattatcccccttacctactgattagaccacacttcatttgtcaggttttaggaattaatcattaatgtcaagtgacatgatgggtaagaggtcacgggatgaccctcctttgccaacccccaggtgttcTCTCCTATATATATGGAGactctgggagttgcaaagggttggattagattgtgtaaagaaataccctgtaaaaaataccagaaatatagcaataatattgactggtggagtagaatgattttaacctttgaactacctaaaaaagtattggtatcatcagttcattttaagatcattcatctgtttcggttcattacttaacactaatctcattctcttagtttcttaattacatgttggcgaataaccgcgtcaacaataacaTAATGGGTAATTAACAGTCAACTTAGTCATATATTTATACAATCTTTTTTTTCATACTTATAGCATAGCATAGAATACTTTATATTTTCAACAAACAATTCCTTTCATAATCTCATCATATTGTATATTAAGATCTTATAGGAGATTTTAAAACGCACCTGTATTTGAAACTCTGCCCACATGCAAAAATTGTTATGAAAAAAGATACCACCTTTAGTGTGAAATCaactagctttttttttttttttttccatacaCCAGATGTATCGAGTACCTATAAATAATAGAAACTACACAAACATTTTACAACTTTCAAGGGAATATAAAGCATGAATTGTGTAGGAAATATTATTTGGTACCCCTTTTAGAATGGGAAACTAGTTGTATATTTTGTATAGTTtctatatttaaattattgtagGATTATTTTGTTACCTTATATTTTGCTGTAATTATACTAGGATATTCGTTACTAACTACCAAATATCTTCTCATTCTCTGTACAGTGCCTATTTAAAGGCATAACTCTAATTCAATAGAATATTGAAGCATTATTTCCACATAGTACCAGAGCCTAAAAGCCTGACCCTAAAGTTGTCGCTGTTCTCTGCCTTTGTCTTGTTTTTCTGCTTCTTTCTTCCCTCATGGCCACTGTAACCCATCCAAACACTCAAAATCCCACTGCCTCTGTGACTGATGACACCTCAGCCGATTCCATTATCAACAAAACCCCCTCTGATG contains the following coding sequences:
- the LOC133790888 gene encoding uncharacterized protein LOC133790888, which gives rise to MESQNHLRAHWTPAMENYFIDMMLDQAHRGNRMGHTFNKQAWNDMLMMFNAKFGSPYDVNMLKSRYTNLWKLFNDVKNLLDQNEFSWDNSRQMVVAERYVWDAYIKAHPGAQFYRNKTLVNFNDLCLIYAHTTADGRYSLSSHDIEFDDDIQPMNMGVGFAIGVSNLGSTTKERPKTNWTPAMDRYFLKLMLEQLNKGNKINNAFRRQAWKDMLNLFNTKFSCQCGKKILKHRFKKLLKYYTDLRSILGEKGFYWDEKQQRIVADSILWDNYIRAHPDARSYRKKPLLNYQDLGLIYGNAISNGVSHHFQRGKNIDDDIVQFKTGEDGEGHCAGDDHLAYSEKDPDSEGPDLMINEEEVQSDINGDHSRIDWTPSMDRCLLDIMLEQAQKLHKIDHSIDDQAWIDIVALFKDRFGLLYHKDVLRSRSKNLEKQYLDMKDLLGQRGFWWDEMQQMVKAYDDVWDTYIEEHPGAKSYRAKSKPNYNDLCLIYGDSTANRRCNRAGQYVSCNGVKLNNSYHRKNDWTPVKDRYFIDLMLEQVRNGSMLNHKFSKLAWTDIIAKFSAEFGSQYDKDVLESRSLNLRKRFIDMKSLLGQDGFVWDEMQQMIIADDDLWDAYVQEYPDLRSYRYRALPNLNDLYLIFGDADTTQKDSYSSHLMDSEDDDLEANIGEEDDQSPANASPPRVYPDAVSYGDGYSSTELWAAFGYGVPNGRSHASTEREMENIFPTMRMDDDNTFCDLQSPEREFEISDQRKKRKSTSFSKPEGRKKERRIIKEEMKKETLDEKGGMVNWLQSSEEEEEKDYYCSIEKIVAALETVPDMNEELFLEACELLEDESKAKMFVAMDVTARKKWLLRKLLR